One part of the Arabidopsis thaliana chromosome 4, partial sequence genome encodes these proteins:
- the HMA1 gene encoding heavy metal atpase 1 (heavy metal atpase 1 (HMA1); FUNCTIONS IN: copper-exporting ATPase activity, ATPase activity, calcium-transporting ATPase activity, zinc transporting ATPase activity, cadmium-transporting ATPase activity; INVOLVED IN: cellular copper ion homeostasis, calcium ion transport, response to toxin, zinc ion homeostasis, response to light intensity; LOCATED IN: chloroplast, chloroplast envelope; EXPRESSED IN: 25 plant structures; EXPRESSED DURING: 14 growth stages; CONTAINS InterPro DOMAIN/s: Haloacid dehalogenase-like hydrolase (InterPro:IPR005834), ATPase, P-type, heavy metal translocating (InterPro:IPR006416), ATPase, P-type, ATPase-associated domain (InterPro:IPR008250), ATPase, P-type, K/Mg/Cd/Cu/Zn/Na/Ca/Na/H-transporter (InterPro:IPR001757), ATPase, P-type, heavy metal-(Cd/Co/Hg/Pb/Zn)-translocating (InterPro:IPR006404), ATPase, P-type phosphorylation site (InterPro:IPR018303); BEST Arabidopsis thaliana protein match is: heavy metal atpase 2 (TAIR:AT4G30110.1); Has 36740 Blast hits to 31592 proteins in 3081 species: Archae - 714; Bacteria - 24289; Metazoa - 3807; Fungi - 1794; Plants - 1612; Viruses - 8; Other Eukaryotes - 4516 (source: NCBI BLink).) — MEPATLTRSSSLTRFPYRRGLSTLRLARVNSFSILPPKTLLRQKPLRISASLNLPPRSIRLRAVEDHHHDHHHDDEQDHHNHHHHHHQHGCCSVELKAESKPQKMLFGFAKAIGWVRLANYLREHLHLCCSAAAMFLAAAVCPYLAPEPYIKSLQNAFMIVGFPLVGVSASLDALMDIAGGKVNIHVLMALAAFASVFMGNALEGGLLLAMFNLAHIAEEFFTSRSMVDVKELKESNPDSALLIEVHNGNVPNISDLSYKSVPVHSVEVGSYVLVGTGEIVPVDCEVYQGSATITIEHLTGEVKPLEAKAGDRVPGGARNLDGRMIVKATKAWNDSTLNKIVQLTEEAHSNKPKLQRWLDEFGENYSKVVVVLSLAIAFLGPFLFKWPFLSTAACRGSVYRALGLMVAASPCALAVAPLAYATAISSCARKGILLKGAQVLDALASCHTIAFDKTGTLTTGGLTCKAIEPIYGHQGGTNSSVITCCIPNCEKEALAVAAAMEKGTTHPIGRAVVDHSVGKDLPSIFVESFEYFPGRGLTATVNGVKTVAEESRLRKASLGSIEFITSLFKSEDESKQIKDAVNASSYGKDFVHAALSVDQKVTLIHLEDQPRPGVSGVIAELKSWARLRVMMLTGDHDSSAWRVANAVGITEVYCNLKPEDKLNHVKNIAREAGGGLIMVGEGINDAPALAAATVGIVLAQRASATAIAVADILLLRDNITGVPFCVAKSRQTTSLVKQNVALALTSIFLAALPSVLGFVPLWLTVLLHEGGTLLVCLNSVRGLNDPSWSWKQDIVHLINKLRSQEPTSSSSNSLSSAH; from the exons ATGGAACCTGCAACTCTTACTCGTTCTTCCTCTCTTACTAGATTCCCTTATCGTCGTGGTTTATCCACTCTCCGACTCGCTCGAGTCAACTCGTTCTCAATTCTTCCACCTAAAACTCTTCTCCGTCAAAAACCGCTTCGTATCTCTGCTTCCCTTAATCTTCCACCACGGTCGATTCGTCTACGTGCTGTCGAAGATCACCATCACGATCATCATCACGATGACGAGCAAGATCATCACaaccaccatcatcatcaccatcaacaCGGATGCTGTTCTGTGGAATTGAAAGCGGAGAGTAAGCCTCAGAAGATGTTGTTCGGATTCGCTAAAGCTATCGGATGGGTTAGATTGGCCAATTACCTCAGAGAGCATCTTCATCTTTGCTGCTCCGCCGCTGCAATGTTCCTCGCTGCCGCCGTCTGTCCTTACCTTGCTCCTGAACCTTACATTAAGTCTCTTCAGAACGCATTCATGATTGTTGGTTTTCCTCTTGTTGGA GTTTCAGCATCTCTCGACGCACTTATGGATATAGCTGGAGGAAAAGTGAACATCCATGTCTTGATGGCACTTGCGGCTTTTGCATCTGTGTTTATGGGAAATGCTTTGGAAGGAGGATTGCTTCTAGCTATGTTCAATCTTGCTCATATTG CTGAGGAGTTCTTTACTAGTCGATCAATGGTGGATGTCAAAGAATTGAAAGAGAGTAATCCAGATTCTGCATTGTTGATCGAAGTACACAATGGCAATGTTCCAAATATATCTGATTTGTCATACAAAAGCGTTCCTGTGCACAGCGTAGAAGTTGGATCCTATGTTTTGGTTGGAACTGGTGAG aTTGTGCCTGTAGATTGCGAAGTCTATCAAGGTAGTGCTACAATTACAATTGAGCACTTGACTGGGGAAGTCAAGCCGTTGGAGGCAAAAGCTGGAGATAGAGTGCCTGGTGGTGCAAGAAATTTGGATGGCAGAATGATTGTAAAG GCTACAAAGGCATGGAATGATTCGACGCTTAACAAGATTGTACAGCTGACCGAGGAAGCACATTCTAATAAACCCAAACTTCAGAGATGGCTGGATGAGTTTGGCGAGAATTACAGCAAGGTTGTCGTTGTTTTGTCACTTGCAATTGCCTTCCTAGGTCCATTTTTGTTCAAGTGGCCTTTTCTCAGCACCGCAG CATGTAGAGGATCTGTTTACAGAGCATTGGGACTTATGGTGGCCGCATCACCATGTGCTCTGGCCGTAGCTCCATTGGCTTATGCTACTGCTATTAGTTCCTGTGCAAGAAAG GGAATATTGCTGAAAGGTGCACAGGTTCTAGATGCTCTTGCGTCTTGCCATACTATTGCTTTTGACAAAACTGGTACCTTAACAACCGGCGGCCTTACTTGTAAAGCAATTGAACCCATTTATGGGCACCAAGGAGGAACTAATTCAAGTGTAATAACTTGCTGCATTCCAAATTGTGAAAAAGAAGCTCTTGCAGTTGCGGCTGCCATGGAGAAGGGCACCACGCATCCTATTGGAAG AGCTGTTGTAGATCACAGTGTGGGTAAGGATCTTCcttctatttttgttgaaagCTTCGAATATTTTCCTGGTAGAGGCCTTACTGCTACTGTCAACGGTGTTAAG ACAGTAGCTGAAGAGAGTAGATTACGAAAAGCATCACTTGGTTCTATAGAGTTCATTACCTCACTTTTCAAATCTGAAGATGAATCTAAACAGATCAAGGATGCTGTAAACGCGTCTTCGTACGGAAAGGACTTCGTTCATGCTGCTCTTTCTGTTGATCAAAAG GTAACATTGATTCACCTCGAAGATCAGCCTCGTCCAGGGGTGTCAGGAGTTATAGCAGAACTTAAAAGCTGGGCCAGACTCCGAGTAATGATGTTAACTGGGGACCATGATTCAAGTGCTTGGAGAGTTGCAAACGCAGTGGGTATTACCGAAGTCTACTGCAACCTAAAGCCAGAGGATAAGTTAAATCATGTAAAGAACATTGCTCGGGAAGCAG GTGGAGGTTTAATTATGGTAGGAGAAGGGATTAATGATGCTCCAGCTCTAGCAGCTGCAACAGTGGGGATTGTTCTTGCTCAACGAGCGAGTGCCACTGCGATTGCCGTTGCTGACATCTTACTGCTTCGAGACAACATCACCGGTGTTCCGTTCTGTGTCGCTAAATCCCGCCAGACAACATCATTG GTCAAGCAAAACGTAGCTCTTGCATTAACATCGATATTCTTGGCCGCTCTTCCTTCAGTTTTAGGGTTTGTCCCATTGTGGTTGACG GTACTTCTACATGAAGGCGGGACTCTTCTGGTGTGTCTAAACTCAGTACGTGGTCTAAACGATCCATCATGGTCGTG
- a CDS encoding MRG family protein (MRG family protein; FUNCTIONS IN: chromatin binding; INVOLVED IN: chromatin assembly or disassembly; LOCATED IN: chromatin, nucleus; EXPRESSED IN: 25 plant structures; EXPRESSED DURING: 15 growth stages; CONTAINS InterPro DOMAIN/s: Histone H4 acetyltransferase, NuA4 complex, Eaf3/MRG15 subunit (InterPro:IPR017398), MRG (InterPro:IPR008676), Chromo domain (InterPro:IPR000953); BEST Arabidopsis thaliana protein match is: MRG family protein (TAIR:AT1G02740.1); Has 30201 Blast hits to 17322 proteins in 780 species: Archae - 12; Bacteria - 1396; Metazoa - 17338; Fungi - 3422; Plants - 5037; Viruses - 0; Other Eukaryotes - 2996 (source: NCBI BLink).): MGSSSKEETASDGDTASGGASPSNDGRLFSEGERVLAYHGPRVYGAKVQKVELRKKEWKYFVHYLGWNKNWDEWVSADRLLKHTEENLVKQKALDKKQGVEKGTKSGRSAQTKTRSSADTKADKDDTKTNAAKGKKRKHESGNEKDNVTAEKLMKIQIPASLKKQLTDDWEYIAQKDKVVKLPRSPNVDEILSKYLEFKTKKDGMVTDSVAEILKGIRSYFDKALPVMLLYKKERRQYQESIVDDTSPSTVYGAEHLLRLFVKLPDLFSYVNMEEETWSRMQQTLSDFLKFIQKNQSTFLLPSAYDSDKVSDGKGKGKDD, encoded by the exons ATGGGAAGCTCGTCGAAGGAAGAGACGGCGAGTGACGGAGATACGGCGAGCGGTGGCGCCTCACCGTCCAACGACGGCAGACTCTTCTCGGAGGGCGAGCGTGTTCTCGCTTACCATGGTCCTCGCGTCTACGGAGCCAAG GTTCAAAAGGTCGAGCTTCGGAAAAAGGAGTGGAAATACTTTGTGCACTATCTT GGTTGGAACAAAAA TTGGGATGAATGGGTTAGTGCGGATAGATTGTTGAAACATACCGAGGAGAATCTTGTCAAACAGAAAGCTCTAGACAAAAAGCAAGGAGTTGAAAAAGGTACCAAGTCTGGCCGTTCCGCTCAGACAAAAACTAGAAGCTCTGCAG ACACAAAGGCTGATAAAGATGACACCAAGACCAATG CTGCAAAAGGGAAGAAACGAAAGCACGAGTCAGGCAATGAG AAGGATAATGTAACGGCGGAGAAGCTAATGAAGATCCAAATTCCCGCATCACTTAAAAAGCAACTCACTGACGACTGGGAGTATATTGCGCAGAAGGACAAG GTTGTGAAACTTCCTCGTTCACCTAACGTCGATGAGATATTGTCCAAGTACCTTGaattcaaaaccaagaagGATGGAAT GGTAACTGATTCGGTCGCTGAAATATTGAAAGGCATAAGGAGTTATTTCGACAAGGCATTGCCAGTGATGCTCCTATATAAGAAAGAGAGGCGACAATACCAAGAATCAATCGTGGATGATACTTCACCTTCAACTGTTTATGGCGCCGAGCATTTGCTCCGTCTCTTTG TCAAGTTGCCAGATCTTTTTTCATATGTaaacatggaagaagaaacatggaGTCGCATGCAACAAACATTATCAGACTTCCTCAA GTTTATTCAGAAGAATCAGAGCACTTTCTTGCTACCATCAGCATATGATTCTGATAAGGTTTCAGATGGTAAAGGCAAAGGAAAAGACGACTGA
- a CDS encoding uncharacterized protein (unknown protein; FUNCTIONS IN: molecular_function unknown; INVOLVED IN: response to karrikin; LOCATED IN: endomembrane system; EXPRESSED IN: cotyledon, hypocotyl, leaf; EXPRESSED DURING: LP.04 four leaves visible; BEST Arabidopsis thaliana protein match is: unknown protein (TAIR:AT2G23270.1); Has 30201 Blast hits to 17322 proteins in 780 species: Archae - 12; Bacteria - 1396; Metazoa - 17338; Fungi - 3422; Plants - 5037; Viruses - 0; Other Eukaryotes - 2996 (source: NCBI BLink).) — translation MMMNKNVLSSILFFMLIGSVLVESRPLGLTKTEEKFVASLFDGLSLGSIKDSGPSPGEGHKVVDRKDTFRFVKHSGPSPSGPGH, via the coding sequence ATGATGATGAACAAAAACGTTCTGAGTTCGATTCTGTTCTTCATGTTGATTGGTTCGGTTCTTGTCGAGAGTCGTCCGCTTGGTCTAACAAAGACCGAGGAGAAGTTCGTGGCTAGTTTATTCGATGGCTTATCACTTGGTTCGATCAAAGACTCAGGTCCAAGTCCAGGCGAGGGTCATAAGGTCGTGGACAGGAAGGATACGTTTCGATTTGTTAAGCACTCAGGTCCAAGCCCAAGCGGACCGGGCCACTAA
- a CDS encoding uncharacterized protein (unknown protein; FUNCTIONS IN: molecular_function unknown; INVOLVED IN: biological_process unknown; LOCATED IN: endomembrane system; EXPRESSED IN: stem, root, leaf; EXPRESSED DURING: LP.06 six leaves visible, LP.04 four leaves visible; Has 30201 Blast hits to 17322 proteins in 780 species: Archae - 12; Bacteria - 1396; Metazoa - 17338; Fungi - 3422; Plants - 5037; Viruses - 0; Other Eukaryotes - 2996 (source: NCBI BLink).), producing MRPVGLIFTVMFLVSAFSESRTADCRVLLGGSTEEIDQSKIHGVDLRSEDLLGVVIHGYKKLRWLSSAGERMHTMASGPSRRGAGH from the coding sequence ATGAGACCGGTTGGCTTGATCTTTACGGTCATGTTCTTGGTCTCGGCCTTTTCGGAATCAAGAACCGCGGATTGCAGAGTTCTCCTTGGTGGTTCGACGGAGGAAATCGATCAATCTAAAATTCATGGGGTCGATTTACGAAGTGAAGACTTATTAGGGGTCGTGATACATGGTTATAAGAAGCTAAGGTGGCTCTCATCGGCCGGGGAGAGGATGCATACAATGGCTTCAGGACCGAGCAGGAGAGGTGCTGGTCACTAA
- the MEE59 gene encoding maternal effect embryo arrest 59 (maternal effect embryo arrest 59 (MEE59); Has 70 Blast hits to 70 proteins in 15 species: Archae - 0; Bacteria - 0; Metazoa - 0; Fungi - 0; Plants - 70; Viruses - 0; Other Eukaryotes - 0 (source: NCBI BLink).): MSTMKPSRSDEISDPEQQIKNANQIRADFDSLAPKRPTKPTRSEPGFPGSFSASDKITDHPEADKFQSLQSQTHGKVLGEGDSSAVQDEFLETEYYSNLTAIDKQHHTTGSGFINVVKEDNGEESEAVTAAAIGDGGEKAVYRSNPATNEWIPATEEDFDSESSSKPNRSESS, translated from the exons ATGAGTACGATGAAGCCAAGCCGGAGCGACGAAATATCCGACCCGGAACAGCAGATCAAGAACGCGAACCAGATCAGAGCTGATTTCGATTCCTTGGCTCCCAAACGACCCACTAAACCCACTCGAAGCGAACCGGGATTTCCTGGATCTTTCTCTGCTTCCGACAAAATCACCGACCATCCTGAAGCTGACAAATTCCAATCTCTCCAGTCACAAACTCAT gGTAAAGTTCTAGGTGAGGGAGATTCATCTGCAGTTCAAGATGAGTTCCTGGAAACAGAGTATTACTCAAATCTCACCGCCATTGATAAGCAACATCACACG ACCGGAAGTGGGTTTATAAATGTGGTGAAGGAAGACAACGGTGAAGAATCCGAGGCCGTAACCGCCGCCGCAATCGGAGACGGAGGAGAAAAAGCGGTTTACAGAAGCAATCCGGCGACGAACGAATGGATTCCTGCGACGGAGGAAGATTTTGATTCGGAATCTTCGTCTAAACCAAACCGGAGCGAGAGTTCTTGA
- the CYP81H1 gene encoding cytochrome P450, family 81, subfamily H, polypeptide 1 (''cytochrome P450, family 81, subfamily H, polypeptide 1'' (CYP81H1); FUNCTIONS IN: electron carrier activity, monooxygenase activity, iron ion binding, oxygen binding, heme binding; INVOLVED IN: oxidation reduction; LOCATED IN: endomembrane system; EXPRESSED IN: 18 plant structures; EXPRESSED DURING: 12 growth stages; CONTAINS InterPro DOMAIN/s: Cytochrome P450 (InterPro:IPR001128), Cytochrome P450, E-class, group I (InterPro:IPR002401), Cytochrome P450, conserved site (InterPro:IPR017972); BEST Arabidopsis thaliana protein match is: cytochrome P450, family 81, subfamily D, polypeptide 5 (TAIR:AT4G37320.1); Has 33392 Blast hits to 33202 proteins in 1712 species: Archae - 63; Bacteria - 4035; Metazoa - 11608; Fungi - 7041; Plants - 9430; Viruses - 3; Other Eukaryotes - 1212 (source: NCBI BLink).) produces MDCILLILTTLVAIFIVKIVLLVTKPNKNLPPSPNICFPIIGHLHLLKKPLLHRTLSHLSHSLGPVFSLRLGSRLAVIISSPTAAEECFLTKNDIVLANRPRFIMGKYVAYDYTSMVTAPYGDHWRNLRRITALEVFSTNRLNASAEIRHDEVKMLLQKLHDLSVERPAKVELRQLLTGLTLNVIMRMMTGKRFFEEDDGGKAGISLEFRELVAEILELSAADNPADFLPALRWFDYKGLVKRAKRIGERMDSLLQGFLDEHRANKDRLEFKNTMIAHLLDSQEKEPHNYSDQTIKGLILMMVVGGTDTSALTVEWAMSNLLNHPQILETTRQNIDTQMETSSSRRLLKEEDLVNMNYLKNVVSETLRLYPVAPLMVPHVPSSDCVIGGFNVPRDTIVLVNLWAIHRDPSVWDDPTSFKPERFEGSDQFGHYNGKMMPFGLGRRACPGLSLANRVVGLLLGSMIQCFEWESGSGGQVDMTEGPGLSLPKAEPLVVTCRTREMASELLFFGSEPSNKNV; encoded by the exons ATGGATTGTATTTTACTTATTCTGACTACTCTTGTTGCCATTTTCATCGTCAAGATTGTTCTCCTAGTCACTAAACCTAACAAAAACCTTCCACCGTCgccaaatatatgttttccGATCATCGGACACCTTCACCTCCTCAAAAAGCCACTGCTACACCGGACTCTCAGCCATCTCTCCCACTCCCTCGGCCCCGTCTTTTCTCTACGCCTCGGCTCTCGCCTTGCCGTTATCATCTCATCTCCAACGGCAGCCGAAGAATGCTTCTTGACgaaaaacgacatcgttttagCAAATCGGCCTCGTTTCATCATGGGCAAGTATGTGGCTTATGACTACACCTCCATGGTTACGGCTCCTTACGGTGACCACTGGCGAAACCTCCGTCGTATCACCGCTTTAGAAGTCTTCTCCACAAATCGACTCAACGCTTCAGCGGAAATCCGACATGACGAAGTTAAGATGCTTCTCCAAAAGCTTCACGATTTATCTGTCGAACGCCCGGCTAAA GTGGAGTTACGACAGTTACTAACGGGTCTTACCCTAAATGTGATAATGAGAATGATGACCGGAAAGAGATTCTTCGAGGAAGATGATGGCGGAAAGGCGGGGATAAGTTTGGAGTTCCGGGAACTAGTGGCGGAGATTCTAGAGCTCTCTGCGGCGGACAATCCAGCTGATTTTTTGCCGGCTCTACGGTGGTTTGACTACAAAGGTTTGGTCAAGAGAGCAAAGAGGATTGGAGAAAGGATGGATAGTTTATTACAAGGGTTTTTGGATGAGCATAGAGCTAACAAAGACAGATTGGAGTTTAAGAACACCATGATTGCTCATTTACTTGATTCTCAAGAAAAAGAGCCTCATAACTACAGTGATCAAACCATCAAAGGTCTTATACTG atGATGGTAGTAGGAGGCACAGATACATCGGCCTTAACCGTGGAATGGGCAATGTCAAATTTATTGAATCATCCACAAATACTAGAGACCACGAGACAAAACATTGATACTCAAATGGAAACATCAAGTAGTCGTCGTTtgttgaaagaagaagatttggtaAACATGAACTACTTGAAAAATGTTGTGTCGGAGACACTAAGACTTTACCCTGTGGCACCACTTATGGTTCCTCATGTGCCATCTTCTGACTGTGTAATCGGTGGATTCAACGTTCCACGTGATACGATCGTGTTGGTTAACTTGTGGGCTATACATCGAGATCCAAGCGTGTGGGATGATCCAACGTCATTTAAGCCGGAGAGATTTGAAGGGAGTGATCAGTTTGGACATTACAATGGTAAAATGATGCCGTTTGGGTTAGGAAGACGGGCTTGTCCTGGGTTGAGTTTGGCTAACCGGGTTGTTGGGTTATTATTGGGTTCGATGATTCAGTGCTTTGAGTGGGAAAGCGGCTCAGGAGGTCAGGTTGATATGACTGAAGGTCCAGGACTTAGTTTGCCTAAGGCTGAACCATTGGTTGTCACGTGCAGAACACGTGAGATGGCTTCCGAGTTGTTGTTCTTCGGATCAGAGCCAAGCAATAAGAATGTctag
- the CYP81D5 gene encoding cytochrome P450, family 81, subfamily D, polypeptide 5 (''cytochrome P450, family 81, subfamily D, polypeptide 5'' (CYP81D5); FUNCTIONS IN: electron carrier activity, monooxygenase activity, iron ion binding, oxygen binding, heme binding; INVOLVED IN: oxidation reduction; EXPRESSED IN: 19 plant structures; EXPRESSED DURING: 6 growth stages; CONTAINS InterPro DOMAIN/s: Cytochrome P450 (InterPro:IPR001128), Cytochrome P450, conserved site (InterPro:IPR017972), Cytochrome P450, E-class, group I (InterPro:IPR002401); BEST Arabidopsis thaliana protein match is: cytochrome P450, family 81, subfamily D, polypeptide 4 (TAIR:AT4G37330.1); Has 34217 Blast hits to 34042 proteins in 1758 species: Archae - 61; Bacteria - 4626; Metazoa - 11716; Fungi - 7014; Plants - 9489; Viruses - 3; Other Eukaryotes - 1308 (source: NCBI BLink).) has translation MDLTQILLLSFLFLTISIKLLLTKSNRKPNLPPSPAYPLPVIGHLHLLKQPVHRTFHSISKSLGNAPIFHLRLGNRLVYVISSHSIAEECFTKNDVVLANRPDIIMAKHVGYNFTNMIAASYGDHWRNLRRIAAVEIFSSHRISTFSSIRKDEIRRLITHLSRDSLHGFVEVELKSLLTNLAFNNIIMMVAGKRYYGTGTEDNDEAKLVRELIAEIMAGAGSGNLADYLPSINWVTNFENQTKILGNRLDRVLQKLVDEKRAEKEKGQTLIDHLLSFQETEPEYYTDVIIKGIILALVLAGTDTSSVTLEWAMSNLLNHPEILEKARAEIDDKIGSDRLVEESDIVNLHYLQNIVSETLRLYPAVPLLLPHFSSDECKVAGYDMPRRTLLLTNVWAMHRDPGLWEEPERFKPERFEKEGEARKLMPFGMGRRACPGAELGKRLVSLALGCLIQSFEWERVGAELVDMTEGEGITMPKATPLRAMCKARAIVGKTI, from the exons atggaCCTCACCCAAATCCTACtcctctcctttctctttctcactaTCTCCATCAAACTCTTGCTCACAAAATCTAACCGGAAACCTAATCTTCCTCCTTCTCCGGCTTACCCTTTACCGGTTATCGgccacctccacctcctcaAGCAACCGGTCCACCGAACATTCCACTCCATCTCTAAGTCCCTTGGAAATGCTCCAATCTTCCACCTCCGCCTGGGAAACCGCCTCGTTTACGTCATCTCCTCACACTCCATAGCCGAAGAATGTTTCACCaaaaacgacgtcgttctTGCGAACCGTCCTGATATCATCATGGCCAAACACGTCGGCTATAACTTTACCAATATGATTGCAGCATCTTACGGCGACCACTGGAGGAATCTCCGCCGCATCGCCGCCGTCGAGATATTTTCTTCTCATAGAATCAGTACCTTTTCTTCTATCCGTAAAGACGAGATCCGACGGCTCATAACACATCTCTCTAGAGACTCCTTGCAC GGATTTGTTGAAGTGGAGTTGAAATCGTTATTAACCAACTTGGCattcaacaacatcatcatgaTGGTAGCCGGAAAACGATATTACGGTACCGGTACAGAAGACAATGATGAAGCCAAGCTCGTGAGGGAACTTATAGCGGAGATAATGGCCGGCGCCGGTTCTGGAAATTTGGCTGATTATCTTCCGTCCATAAATTGGGTCACAAACTTTGAGAACCAGACCAAAATCTTGGGGAATCGACTCGATAGAGTCCTGCAAAAACTGGTTGATGAGAAACgtgcagagaaagaaaagggtCAAACTTTGATCGatcatttgctttctttcCAAGAAACCGAACCCGAGTACTATACTGATGTCATCATCAAAGGAATCATACTG gCTTTGGTTCTTGCGGGGACAGATACATCTTCAGTGACGTTGGAATGGGCAATGTCAAATTTGCTGAACCATCCAGAGATACTTGAGAAAGCGAGAGCGGAGATCGATGATAAAATCGGTTCAGACCGGTTAGTTGAAGAATCAGATATTGTAAATctccattatctccaaaaCATTGTGTCAGAAACATTACGTTTGTATCCTGCGGTTCCACTACTACTCCCTCATTTCTCATCGGATGAATGTAAAGTGGCGGGCTACGATATGCCACGTCGCACGTTGTTATTAACAAACGTATGGGCGATGCATAGAGATCCAGGTTTATGGGAAGAGCCAGAGAGGTTCAAGCCGGAGAGGTTCGAGAAAGAAGGAGAGGCTCGAAAGCTAATGCCGTTTGGGATGGGACGACGAGCTTGTCCTGGAGCTGAGCTTGGGAAGCGGTTAGTGAGCCTTGCTCTTGGGTGCTTGATTCAGTCTTTCGAGTGGGAGAGAGTTGGTGCAGAACTTGTGGACATGACTGAAGGCGAAGGGATCACTATGCCTAAAGCTACTCCGTTGCGAGCTATGTGCAAGGCACGTGCCATTGTTGGTAAAACGATATAA